From Deinococcus sp. KSM4-11, a single genomic window includes:
- a CDS encoding Dabb family protein translates to MIRHTVVFRLKHAPGSVEEQSFLQGGRALADLPTVQRFEQLRQVSPKNSFQFGFSMEFDDQAAYDAYNVHPVHEQFVRERWQSEVEDFMEIDYIPL, encoded by the coding sequence ATGATTCGCCATACTGTCGTGTTCAGGCTGAAGCATGCCCCCGGTTCTGTCGAGGAGCAGTCCTTCCTGCAGGGTGGACGGGCGCTGGCCGACCTGCCCACGGTTCAGCGCTTCGAGCAGCTGCGGCAGGTCAGCCCGAAGAACAGCTTCCAGTTCGGCTTCTCCATGGAATTCGACGATCAGGCCGCCTACGACGCCTATAACGTCCATCCGGTGCACGAGCAGTTCGTCCGCGAGCGCTGGCAGTCGGAGGTCGAGGACTTCATGGAGATCGATTACATACCGCTGTGA
- a CDS encoding ATP-binding protein, whose product MSHAAPPPLLPDEVFPGNSELATRMRGHDWAATPLGPVDTWPQSLQTMVGVVLSSPIPMILLWGDALVQLYNDAYRDVMGTKHPGGLGQPNFECWPEVWDFTGPIYQGVMERGETFTFTDQALLLSRYGVPDLGYFTLTYTPVRDGQRGVRGILVTVLETTDRVQALATLEAQNAELATQNTDLLARTRALEGIAELFRDLALESDRDSLIRRAQTMVLSLLPPGYAAFWEIQGPRWHATVQVGDVGNPALQVAIDAGLPVGETYTLDTPYETREPLFQDVYPQGLDTAPDVVSHVNAVATLPVIVNGVVIGVFNVPLFHERRWSDGDRAALVTTVRSLGLVIEGSQGVAELAEERRKLRVANEDLEAFSYSVSHDLRTPIRHILGFVDLLRRSLGAGITAKTARHLDVIHQAGHRMDDLIEALLALSQVSRQPLQRNDVNLADVVAQVQDELQPDLAGREVLWEVAPLPTVTGDEGTLRQVMMNLLSNAVKYSRLQGTAVIRVWAEDRPQEWAIFVHDNGVGFDETYADKLFGVFKRLHRADEFEGTGVGLANVRRIIQRHGGEVMASSRPGDGATLGFTLPKSF is encoded by the coding sequence GTGAGCCACGCTGCCCCTCCTCCTCTCCTCCCCGACGAGGTGTTCCCTGGGAACAGCGAACTGGCCACGCGCATGCGCGGACACGACTGGGCGGCCACGCCCCTTGGCCCCGTAGACACCTGGCCCCAGAGTCTCCAGACCATGGTCGGCGTGGTGCTGTCCAGTCCGATTCCCATGATCCTGCTGTGGGGCGACGCCCTCGTGCAGCTCTACAACGACGCGTACCGGGACGTGATGGGCACCAAGCATCCGGGCGGCCTGGGACAGCCGAACTTCGAGTGCTGGCCCGAGGTGTGGGACTTCACCGGTCCCATCTACCAGGGCGTGATGGAACGCGGGGAGACCTTTACCTTCACGGATCAGGCCCTGCTGCTCTCCCGCTACGGTGTTCCGGATCTGGGATACTTCACGCTGACCTACACGCCAGTGCGCGACGGACAGCGCGGGGTGCGCGGGATTCTCGTGACTGTCCTCGAGACGACCGACCGGGTGCAGGCGCTGGCGACATTGGAGGCCCAGAATGCTGAACTCGCCACGCAGAACACCGATCTGCTGGCCCGGACGAGGGCGCTGGAGGGCATTGCCGAGTTGTTCCGGGATCTCGCGCTGGAGAGCGACCGGGATTCCCTGATCCGCCGCGCGCAGACCATGGTGCTGTCGCTGCTCCCGCCCGGATACGCGGCGTTCTGGGAGATCCAGGGCCCACGCTGGCACGCCACCGTCCAGGTCGGCGACGTCGGGAACCCGGCCCTTCAGGTGGCCATCGACGCTGGCCTGCCTGTTGGCGAGACCTACACCCTGGACACTCCGTATGAAACGAGGGAACCATTGTTCCAGGACGTCTACCCACAGGGCCTGGACACTGCGCCGGACGTCGTGAGCCACGTGAATGCCGTGGCGACCCTGCCGGTGATCGTGAACGGCGTGGTCATCGGGGTCTTCAATGTGCCGCTGTTCCACGAGCGGCGCTGGAGTGATGGCGACCGGGCCGCGCTGGTCACCACGGTGCGCAGCCTCGGCCTCGTAATTGAGGGATCGCAGGGGGTCGCCGAACTCGCCGAGGAGCGGCGCAAGTTGCGGGTCGCCAACGAGGATCTTGAAGCGTTCTCCTACAGCGTGTCGCACGATCTGCGGACGCCCATCCGGCACATCCTGGGCTTCGTCGACCTGCTGCGCAGATCCCTGGGCGCGGGCATCACGGCCAAGACCGCGCGTCATCTGGACGTGATCCACCAGGCCGGGCACCGCATGGACGACCTGATCGAGGCGCTGCTGGCCCTGTCGCAGGTGTCGCGCCAGCCCCTACAGCGCAACGACGTGAATCTAGCGGACGTGGTGGCACAGGTACAAGACGAGTTGCAGCCGGATCTGGCCGGCCGGGAAGTGCTGTGGGAGGTGGCCCCCCTGCCGACCGTCACGGGAGATGAAGGAACGCTGCGGCAGGTCATGATGAACCTGCTGTCCAACGCCGTGAAATACAGCCGCCTGCAGGGCACGGCCGTCATCCGCGTCTGGGCGGAGGATCGCCCGCAGGAATGGGCCATCTTCGTGCACGACAACGGTGTCGGATTCGACGAGACCTACGCGGACAAGCTGTTCGGCGTGTTCAAACGCCTTCACCGCGCCGATGAGTTCGAGGGCACGGGCGTGGGGCTCGCGAACGTCCGCCGGATCATTCAGCGCCACGGGGGCGAGGTCATGGCGTCAAGTCGACCCGGCGATGGCGCGACTCTAGGCTTCACCCTGCCGAAATCCTTCTGA
- a CDS encoding response regulator codes for MSGDLPPLSVMRPGRPLRVLLVDDTPADRELAREAFGDHEQNVIVDTCASGDRALAFLRAPGTTLPDVMLLDLNMPGLTGFEVLAQLKDDPHLRVIPVVILSSSAVTSDIDRAYTLHASSYLIKELNFERFVNQIDAFVRFWLRCCTTTRPDRPA; via the coding sequence ATGTCTGGCGACCTCCCCCCTCTCTCCGTCATGCGTCCAGGACGTCCGCTGCGTGTGCTGCTGGTGGACGACACCCCGGCCGACCGTGAACTGGCACGCGAGGCCTTCGGCGATCACGAACAGAACGTCATTGTCGATACCTGCGCCTCCGGAGACCGGGCCCTCGCCTTCCTGCGCGCCCCTGGCACCACGCTGCCCGATGTGATGCTGCTCGATCTCAACATGCCCGGACTGACTGGCTTCGAGGTGCTCGCGCAGCTCAAGGACGACCCCCACCTCCGTGTGATCCCAGTCGTGATCCTCAGCAGCTCGGCCGTCACCAGCGATATCGACCGGGCGTACACCCTGCATGCCAGTTCCTACCTGATCAAGGAGCTGAACTTCGAGCGCTTCGTGAACCAGATCGACGCCTTCGTCCGGTTCTGGCTCCGGTGCTGCACGACGACCCGTCCTGATCGGCCTGCCTGA
- a CDS encoding carbohydrate ABC transporter permease: MTEALRRSAEETVRQPSRRRSRSPVIDWLVFLALLAGALSMCAPFLWMISSSLKVPTEIFRYPPALLPEHAQWPNYTRIFTLIPFGRLMLNSLLVSLAVTALQLLVCSMAAYAFARLRFRGREVLFLLYLSALMVPSQVTLIPNFILVRNLGWIDTYAALILPFAFSSFGTFLLRQSFLTVPKELEEAARIDGASYAQTFWRIMVPLARPALGALGIFTFIAQWNNFLWPLITTTKPQMQTLTVGLAGLRGQYNTDWALLMTGSVLAILPIFVVFAIGNRSFIQGITSGGFGGR; this comes from the coding sequence GTGACCGAGGCCCTGCGCCGCTCCGCCGAGGAGACCGTCCGCCAGCCCAGTCGGCGCCGCAGTCGATCACCCGTGATCGACTGGCTGGTCTTTCTCGCCCTGCTCGCCGGCGCGCTGAGCATGTGCGCGCCCTTCCTGTGGATGATCTCCAGCAGCCTCAAGGTGCCCACCGAGATCTTCCGGTACCCGCCGGCGCTGCTGCCCGAGCATGCCCAGTGGCCCAACTACACCCGCATCTTCACGCTGATTCCCTTCGGCCGGCTGATGCTCAACAGCCTGCTGGTCTCGCTCGCGGTGACGGCGCTGCAACTGCTGGTGTGCAGCATGGCCGCCTACGCCTTCGCGCGGTTGCGCTTCAGGGGCCGCGAAGTCCTGTTCCTGCTGTACCTCAGCGCGCTGATGGTGCCGTCGCAGGTGACCCTGATCCCCAACTTCATCCTGGTGCGCAACCTCGGCTGGATCGATACGTACGCGGCGCTGATCCTGCCCTTCGCCTTCAGTTCCTTCGGCACCTTCCTGCTGCGCCAGTCGTTCCTGACAGTGCCGAAAGAACTGGAAGAAGCCGCCCGCATCGACGGCGCGAGCTACGCCCAGACCTTCTGGCGGATCATGGTTCCGCTGGCCCGGCCGGCGCTGGGGGCGCTGGGCATCTTCACGTTCATCGCCCAGTGGAACAACTTCCTGTGGCCACTGATCACCACCACCAAACCGCAGATGCAGACCCTGACCGTAGGCCTCGCCGGTCTGCGCGGGCAGTACAACACCGACTGGGCCCTGTTGATGACCGGCAGCGTTCTGGCGATCCTGCCCATCTTCGTCGTGTTTGCCATCGGGAACCGCTCGTTTATTCAGGGCATCACGTCAGGCGGTTTCGGCGGGCGGTAA
- a CDS encoding carbohydrate ABC transporter permease — MARAEARSAWLFLAPSLVLFAVFVLLPVLAAFGISFTSWDLFTAPHFAGFENYRQLLFEDKLFHKVLGNTALYVVWTVPIQMALAFIVALLLNRGVWGQNALRVIYFLPVVSSTVAVALIWSWIFNSNFGILNALLSRLGVQDLPGWLNSSRYALPALIIVAIWQGLGYSMVLFLAGLQGISRDAYEAGEIDGAVGWKKHRYITLPLLSPTTFFVTIVSLIGSFQVFDLAFVMTQGGPANATNTIVYYVYQNAFQFYRMGYASAAAMILFAIILTFTLIQYRLQNRWVHYD; from the coding sequence ATGGCCCGCGCCGAGGCGCGCAGCGCGTGGCTGTTCCTGGCGCCCAGCCTGGTGCTGTTCGCCGTGTTCGTGCTGCTGCCGGTGCTGGCCGCCTTCGGAATCTCGTTCACGTCGTGGGACCTGTTCACCGCGCCGCACTTCGCGGGCTTTGAGAACTACCGGCAGCTGCTGTTCGAGGACAAGCTGTTCCACAAGGTGCTGGGCAACACCGCGCTGTACGTCGTGTGGACGGTTCCGATCCAGATGGCGCTGGCCTTTATCGTGGCGCTGCTCCTCAACCGGGGGGTGTGGGGCCAGAACGCCCTGCGGGTGATCTACTTCCTGCCGGTCGTGTCCTCGACAGTGGCGGTCGCGTTGATCTGGTCGTGGATTTTCAACTCTAACTTCGGCATCCTCAACGCGCTGCTCAGCCGACTGGGCGTGCAGGATCTGCCCGGCTGGCTGAACTCGTCGCGGTACGCCCTGCCGGCGCTGATCATCGTGGCGATCTGGCAGGGCCTGGGCTACTCGATGGTGCTGTTTCTGGCCGGACTCCAGGGCATCTCGCGCGACGCCTACGAGGCGGGCGAGATCGACGGCGCGGTTGGTTGGAAGAAGCACCGCTATATCACCCTGCCGCTGCTGTCGCCCACCACCTTCTTCGTGACCATCGTCAGCCTGATCGGCTCGTTCCAGGTGTTCGACCTGGCCTTCGTGATGACCCAGGGCGGCCCGGCAAACGCCACCAACACCATCGTGTACTACGTGTACCAGAACGCCTTCCAGTTCTACCGCATGGGCTACGCCAGCGCCGCCGCCATGATCCTGTTCGCGATCATCCTGACCTTCACCCTGATCCAGTACCGCCTGCAAAATCGCTGGGTGCACTATGACTGA
- a CDS encoding amidohydrolase family protein, which yields MKIIDAHVHYGHWDRLTTRGAEDGFLEEMAEVCEQVGIVKIGLLANPGRGNDALARALEQRPDLVIAMGRLDLDRDPPSLVEDFYQRGFHGIKVIGVSKNYDDEAYYPYYEQAQARGLRMLFHTGILGGPVDYLMGAQEDAWKAPPEGAAEEALVQQLGRQIRTRPYGFSSARMQPIYLDTIAFYFPEMFIIGAHLGWPDYRTACAIARWRPRLYFDVSGGDVVHHHIVEGGYIGKEISPRKLVYGSDSDLNRIAGDVARWKAAFDAMGLSADDQERIFYKNAAHIFGIDGA from the coding sequence TTGAAGATCATCGACGCACACGTGCATTACGGCCACTGGGATCGCCTGACCACCCGTGGCGCCGAGGACGGCTTCCTGGAGGAGATGGCCGAGGTCTGCGAGCAGGTGGGAATCGTGAAGATCGGCCTGCTCGCCAACCCCGGCCGGGGCAACGACGCGCTGGCCCGCGCGCTCGAACAGCGCCCGGATCTGGTCATCGCCATGGGCCGCCTCGACCTCGACCGCGACCCGCCATCCCTGGTGGAGGACTTCTACCAGCGCGGCTTCCACGGCATCAAGGTCATCGGCGTCTCGAAGAACTACGACGATGAGGCGTACTACCCCTACTACGAACAGGCCCAGGCACGCGGCCTGCGGATGCTGTTCCACACCGGCATCCTGGGTGGGCCGGTGGATTACCTGATGGGCGCGCAGGAAGACGCGTGGAAGGCCCCGCCGGAGGGTGCGGCGGAGGAAGCCCTCGTCCAGCAGCTCGGCCGGCAGATCCGCACGCGGCCCTACGGCTTTTCCAGCGCCCGCATGCAGCCCATCTACCTCGACACCATCGCCTTTTACTTTCCGGAGATGTTCATCATTGGCGCGCACCTGGGCTGGCCGGACTACCGTACGGCCTGCGCCATCGCCCGCTGGCGGCCCCGGCTGTACTTCGACGTGAGCGGCGGCGACGTGGTTCACCATCACATCGTCGAGGGCGGGTACATCGGCAAGGAGATCTCGCCGCGCAAACTGGTGTACGGCTCAGACAGCGATCTGAACCGCATCGCTGGTGACGTGGCCCGGTGGAAAGCGGCCTTCGACGCGATGGGCCTGAGTGCGGACGACCAGGAGCGCATCTTCTACAAGAACGCCGCGCACATCTTCGGGATCGACGGCGCGTGA
- a CDS encoding sugar ABC transporter substrate-binding protein: protein MKTASLVILSSLLLSTSASAATNLVFSFWGDPAEAPPFLEIVKNFNASHPDIQVTYQQTPWSGYWTKLDAQLAAKAGPDVMFITNVPTYASRGQLLQLDSLISKDKFPINQFNPEFLAIHKYKGGLYSIPRDNDTMVLYYNKDAFDEAKVPYPTDAWKWADLRSAALKLTKRDGSRVSRYGVVLENNKWPTFVYQNGGKVFDDPLNPTKFMLNDAKGTAAIQFIADLINKDKVAPAFQEMAQIGDSTQLFSSGQAAMVMTNAARLTTFKSAPFKWAVAPLPAGPTGVRANTVGGAGFGINANTQHKAEAWTFLQYLAGAQGQTIFAKGGGAVPAMNLNKTVTGAFNVPFENVFLAESNRQGVYPNFAKYVQISNTLLNPALDTVWNGESTAQAALSKIAPDVDQLLK, encoded by the coding sequence ATGAAAACAGCGTCCCTGGTCATCCTGTCGAGCCTGCTCCTGAGCACGTCCGCGTCGGCCGCCACGAACCTGGTCTTCTCCTTCTGGGGCGATCCGGCCGAGGCGCCGCCCTTCCTGGAGATCGTCAAGAACTTCAACGCCTCGCACCCGGACATCCAGGTGACGTACCAGCAGACCCCGTGGTCCGGCTACTGGACGAAACTCGACGCCCAGCTCGCGGCGAAGGCCGGGCCGGACGTCATGTTCATCACCAACGTGCCCACCTACGCCAGCCGCGGCCAGCTCCTCCAGCTTGACTCTCTGATCTCCAAAGACAAGTTCCCGATCAACCAGTTCAATCCGGAATTCCTGGCCATCCACAAATACAAGGGCGGGCTGTACTCGATTCCGCGCGACAACGACACCATGGTGCTGTACTACAACAAAGACGCCTTCGACGAGGCCAAGGTGCCGTACCCCACCGACGCGTGGAAGTGGGCTGATCTCCGCAGCGCCGCCTTGAAGCTCACCAAGCGCGACGGCAGCCGCGTGTCGCGCTACGGCGTGGTGCTCGAGAACAACAAGTGGCCGACCTTCGTGTACCAGAATGGCGGCAAGGTCTTCGACGACCCGCTGAACCCCACCAAGTTCATGCTGAACGACGCCAAGGGGACGGCGGCCATCCAGTTCATCGCAGACCTGATCAACAAGGACAAGGTCGCGCCCGCCTTCCAGGAGATGGCGCAGATCGGGGACAGCACCCAGCTGTTCAGCAGCGGGCAGGCGGCCATGGTCATGACCAACGCCGCGCGACTCACGACCTTCAAGTCCGCGCCCTTCAAATGGGCGGTCGCGCCTCTGCCCGCCGGGCCGACCGGCGTACGGGCCAACACCGTGGGCGGCGCGGGCTTCGGCATCAATGCCAACACCCAGCACAAGGCCGAAGCGTGGACATTCCTGCAGTACCTCGCCGGCGCGCAGGGCCAGACCATCTTCGCCAAGGGCGGCGGAGCGGTGCCGGCCATGAACCTCAACAAGACCGTCACCGGCGCCTTCAACGTGCCCTTCGAGAACGTCTTCCTGGCCGAGAGCAACCGCCAGGGCGTGTATCCGAACTTCGCCAAATACGTGCAGATCAGCAACACGCTGCTGAACCCGGCCCTCGACACCGTGTGGAACGGCGAGAGCACCGCCCAGGCGGCCCTGAGCAAGATCGCGCCGGACGTCGACCAGCTGCTGAAGTGA
- a CDS encoding ROK family protein gives MNTAQQVITYIRQHGPSSRAELARQVRRSKPATSAAIDQLLQLGVLAELGQGRPSVGRPPTLVNMNRRFRLVAGAEVDVGDVRVGIGDLHGDLIEQRSYAWDTGTLGVTLARALDELGAAHGAGPVHALAVGLPGVVRGPVVSHAPNLPELEDAATLDDLRRALPLPTSLHNDVNLAAVSEARPGESLAFVSIGSGFGVGITQGRELLTGHQGRAGELGYLPDARGQNLEGVLSEAGLAALLGLTPDQLRPLLAGRDPAILGRAAARPFVDGLLTVLQILTLTLDPARIVIGGRIGRRLFTQLPALQEELRRTLPFAPELSIAQDPGGAVVQGAVQMAAARATTDLLDELSRRTPPDALA, from the coding sequence GTGAATACGGCTCAGCAGGTGATCACCTACATCCGCCAGCATGGCCCCTCCTCACGGGCCGAGCTGGCCCGCCAGGTTCGGCGCTCCAAACCGGCGACGTCGGCGGCCATCGATCAGCTGTTGCAATTGGGGGTGCTCGCCGAACTCGGGCAGGGCCGCCCCAGCGTCGGCCGTCCGCCCACGCTGGTCAACATGAACCGCCGCTTCCGGCTGGTGGCCGGCGCGGAGGTCGATGTCGGGGACGTGCGCGTCGGCATCGGCGACCTGCACGGTGACCTCATCGAGCAGCGCAGCTACGCGTGGGACACCGGAACCCTCGGCGTCACCCTGGCGCGCGCGCTGGACGAACTGGGCGCGGCCCACGGCGCCGGGCCGGTGCATGCCCTGGCGGTCGGCCTGCCCGGCGTGGTGCGCGGCCCCGTGGTGTCCCACGCCCCCAACCTGCCGGAACTCGAGGACGCCGCTACCCTGGACGATCTCCGGCGCGCCCTGCCGCTCCCCACCTCTTTGCACAACGACGTGAACCTCGCCGCCGTGAGCGAGGCACGGCCTGGCGAGTCGCTCGCCTTCGTCTCGATCGGCAGCGGCTTTGGCGTTGGCATCACCCAGGGCCGCGAGCTGCTGACCGGACACCAGGGCCGCGCCGGCGAACTCGGCTACCTGCCCGATGCGCGCGGCCAGAACCTCGAGGGCGTGCTGTCCGAAGCGGGCCTGGCCGCCCTGCTGGGTCTGACGCCCGACCAGCTCCGGCCACTGCTCGCCGGGCGCGACCCGGCCATCCTCGGCCGCGCCGCCGCCCGGCCCTTCGTGGATGGTCTGCTGACCGTGCTGCAGATCCTCACCCTGACCCTCGACCCCGCCCGCATCGTGATCGGGGGCCGCATCGGCCGCCGCCTGTTCACGCAGCTCCCCGCGCTTCAGGAGGAACTGAGGCGCACCCTCCCGTTCGCTCCTGAACTGTCCATCGCCCAGGATCCAGGCGGCGCCGTCGTGCAGGGCGCCGTGCAGATGGCGGCCGCCCGCGCCACGACCGACCTGCTGGACGAACTGAGCCGCCGCACCCCACCTGACGCCCTCGCCTGA
- a CDS encoding ROK family protein, producing the protein MSTEPSRQHAPHRSGTVLALDMGGTHLRHAVAMGDPDVPLRAEREPSEAHDPERQIRQLVQAVHHDVGPLHHVVIGLPGVVHEGRMFDAPNLPSLQDASALERLGAALPCPVTFMNDCNLAALGEGVDDLAFIAIGTGLGCGLIRGGRVMTGAHGQAGELGLLPLPDGSVLEDLLSGPGLQRRHLQYGGTGDALSDPGSAGERTRRDAQAALVYLLQVLTLSVDPAAIVFGGGVGLHVPQLIDAAWTEVHARLRHVPRPTLSRHGDNAALVGGLYLARTAAGGQHG; encoded by the coding sequence TTGAGCACCGAGCCGAGCCGTCAGCACGCCCCACACCGTTCGGGCACCGTCCTCGCGCTCGACATGGGCGGCACCCACCTGCGGCACGCCGTGGCCATGGGCGACCCCGACGTGCCGCTCCGGGCTGAGCGGGAGCCGAGCGAGGCGCACGACCCGGAGCGGCAGATCCGACAGCTGGTGCAGGCCGTGCACCATGACGTCGGCCCCCTGCACCACGTGGTCATTGGCCTGCCGGGAGTGGTGCATGAGGGCCGGATGTTCGACGCGCCGAACCTGCCATCCCTCCAGGACGCCTCGGCGCTCGAACGCCTGGGCGCCGCTCTCCCCTGCCCGGTGACGTTCATGAACGACTGCAATCTGGCCGCGCTGGGAGAAGGGGTGGACGACCTGGCGTTCATCGCCATCGGCACCGGGCTGGGCTGCGGCCTGATCCGGGGGGGCCGCGTGATGACCGGCGCGCACGGCCAGGCGGGCGAGCTGGGCCTGCTGCCCCTGCCAGACGGCAGCGTGCTCGAAGACCTGCTGTCTGGCCCGGGCCTCCAGCGGCGTCACCTCCAGTACGGTGGCACCGGGGACGCCCTGAGCGACCCCGGCAGCGCCGGGGAACGCACGCGCCGCGACGCCCAGGCGGCGCTGGTCTATCTGCTGCAGGTGCTCACCCTCAGCGTCGATCCGGCGGCCATCGTGTTCGGCGGTGGCGTGGGCCTGCACGTGCCACAGCTGATCGACGCGGCCTGGACCGAGGTTCACGCCCGGCTCCGTCACGTTCCGCGGCCCACCCTCAGCCGTCATGGTGACAACGCGGCCCTGGTCGGGGGCCTGTACCTGGCGCGGACGGCCGCAGGAGGCCAGCATGGATAA
- a CDS encoding amylo-alpha-1,6-glucosidase, translating into MDKADQAYQEAVKVLRDCASPLGLKASALGSGYPQVWARDAPITALGALMTGDDALTQAARVSLQTLGAHQSALGMIPLNVDTRTGSVTTENAGAIDANMWFLLGHHAHWQATQDTAFLRESWPQLRAALTWLEYQDMNGCGLLEAPEAADWADLYATRYNTLYANALYVGTLEAAARLAGAVQEDGQPWLDRAADVRRKINLVLWLDRPWDGHAFGQQLEGLKALRLEWFLLYQNTATLTEKPYYLSWAGFREFGDTFDGFGNMLAILFGIADASQTARILDYAYAAGTDAPAPLKAFFPPIYPGDRDWREYYRSRNLNLPDQYHNGGIWPFLGGFYILALVRAGQQARAEEALLNLAAANELGRTRPWEFNEWLHGRSGRPMGHPLQAWSAGMYVCAYQAVRSGIFPALPFAARP; encoded by the coding sequence ATGGATAAAGCGGATCAGGCGTATCAGGAAGCGGTGAAGGTATTGCGCGACTGCGCCTCGCCACTGGGCCTCAAGGCCAGCGCGCTGGGCAGCGGCTACCCGCAGGTCTGGGCCCGGGACGCGCCGATCACGGCCCTGGGCGCGCTGATGACCGGCGACGACGCCCTCACGCAGGCGGCGCGGGTCAGCCTCCAGACGCTCGGCGCCCACCAGAGCGCGCTGGGCATGATTCCCCTGAACGTCGACACGCGCACCGGGTCGGTCACGACCGAGAATGCCGGGGCCATCGACGCGAACATGTGGTTTTTGCTCGGCCACCACGCGCACTGGCAGGCCACGCAGGACACGGCTTTCCTGCGGGAGTCCTGGCCACAGCTGCGCGCGGCGCTGACGTGGCTGGAGTACCAGGACATGAACGGCTGCGGCCTGCTGGAAGCGCCGGAAGCGGCCGACTGGGCCGACCTGTACGCCACGCGCTACAACACCCTGTACGCCAATGCGCTGTATGTCGGCACTCTGGAGGCCGCCGCCCGGCTGGCCGGGGCCGTGCAGGAGGACGGCCAGCCCTGGCTCGACCGCGCGGCCGACGTCAGGCGCAAGATCAACCTCGTGTTGTGGCTCGACCGCCCCTGGGACGGTCACGCCTTCGGACAGCAGCTCGAGGGCCTGAAGGCCCTGCGGCTGGAATGGTTCCTGCTGTACCAGAACACGGCCACCCTGACGGAGAAACCGTATTACCTCTCGTGGGCCGGATTCCGGGAGTTCGGGGACACCTTCGACGGCTTCGGCAACATGCTTGCCATCCTGTTCGGCATCGCGGACGCATCCCAGACGGCACGTATTCTCGACTACGCCTACGCGGCCGGAACCGACGCCCCCGCACCGCTCAAGGCTTTCTTCCCGCCGATCTATCCGGGCGACCGCGACTGGCGCGAGTATTACCGCAGCCGCAACCTGAACCTGCCCGACCAGTACCACAACGGCGGGATCTGGCCGTTTCTGGGCGGGTTCTACATCCTGGCGCTGGTGCGCGCGGGCCAGCAGGCGCGGGCCGAGGAAGCGCTGCTGAACCTGGCCGCCGCGAACGAGCTCGGTCGCACCCGGCCGTGGGAGTTCAACGAGTGGCTGCACGGCCGCTCCGGGCGCCCCATGGGCCACCCCCTGCAGGCGTGGTCGGCGGGGATGTACGTGTGCGCGTATCAGGCGGTTCGGTCCGGCATCTTCCCGGCCCTTCCCTTCGCCGCGCGGCCTTGA